In the genome of Gemmatimonadota bacterium, the window ACCCCCGTCGGACCGCCTCCTCGATAAGCCGCAGCATCATCACGGTTCCGACACCTCGGCGCCGATACCCGGCGGCTACGGCAATGTTGGCGACGTGCACCTGGTCGGCAGCGATCCACCCCACCAGGAAGCCCGCGACCGACTCCCCATCCATTGCGACCAGAGCGACGGATGACCCCGATGTCATTTCATGGTGAAAGGCGGATTCTGACCAGGGCGCTGGATAGCACGCCCGCTCGATTTCCAGGACCTGGGGGAGGTGTGAACGGTCCATTT includes:
- the rimI gene encoding ribosomal protein S18-alanine N-acetyltransferase, with protein sequence MSEAKPFVIGEMDRSHLPQVLEIERACYPAPWSESAFHHEMTSGSSVALVAMDGESVAGFLVGWIAADQVHVANIAVAAGYRRRGVGTVMMLRLIEEAVRRGCTSSSLEVRESNLAARSMYGRLGYHAVALRKSYYSSPAEDAVVMVKNLEE